A region of Macaca thibetana thibetana isolate TM-01 chromosome 20, ASM2454274v1, whole genome shotgun sequence DNA encodes the following proteins:
- the TXNL4B gene encoding thioredoxin-like protein 4B isoform X3 — MSFLLPKLTSKKEVDQAIKSTAEKVLVLRFGRDEDPVCLQLDDILSKTSSDLSKMAAIYLVDVDQTPVYTQYFDISYIPSTVFFFNGQHMKVDYGSPDHTKFVGSFKTKQDFIDLIEVIYRGAMRGKLIVQSPIDPKNIPKYDLLYQDI; from the exons ATGAGCTTCCTGCTGCCCAAGCTGACTAGCAAAAAGGAAGTAGACCAGGCGATCAAAAGTACTGCTGAGAAGGTGTTGGTTCTCAGGTTTGGAAGAGATGAAGATCCTGTCTGTCTGCAGCTAGATGATATT CTTTCTAAGACCTCTTCTGACTTAAGTAAAATGGCTGCTATATACCTGGTAGATGTAGACCAAACTCCAGTTTATACACAGTATTTTGACATCAGTTATATTCCGTCTACTGTCTTTTTCTTCAATGGGCAGCATATGAAAGTGGATTATGG ATCTCCAGATCACACTAAGTTTGTGGGAAGCTTCAAAACCAAACAAGACTTCATAGATTTGATTGAAGTAATCTATCGAGGAGCAATGAGGGGGAAGCTTATTGTCCAAAGTCCTATTGATCCCAAGAATATTCCCAAATATGACCTTCTCTATCAAGACATTTAG
- the TXNL4B gene encoding thioredoxin-like protein 4B isoform X4: MSFLLPKLTSKKEVDQAIKSTAEKVLVLRFGRDEDPVCLQLDDILSKTSSDLSKMAAIYLVDVDQTPVYTQYFDISYIPSTVFFFNGQHMKVDYGERCHEACFWLIQDRGKAAGHCLCSC; encoded by the exons ATGAGCTTCCTGCTGCCCAAGCTGACTAGCAAAAAGGAAGTAGACCAGGCGATCAAAAGTACTGCTGAGAAGGTGTTGGTTCTCAGGTTTGGAAGAGATGAAGATCCTGTCTGTCTGCAGCTAGATGATATT CTTTCTAAGACCTCTTCTGACTTAAGTAAAATGGCTGCTATATACCTGGTAGATGTAGACCAAACTCCAGTTTATACACAGTATTTTGACATCAGTTATATTCCGTCTACTGTCTTTTTCTTCAATGGGCAGCATATGAAAGTGGATTATGG GGAGAGGTGCCATGAGGCTTGCTTCTGGCTTATACAGGACAGAGGGAAGGCTGCTGGGCACTGCTTGTGTTCCTGCTGA
- the TXNL4B gene encoding thioredoxin-like protein 4B isoform X5: MSFLLPKLTSKKEVDQAIKSTAEKVLVLRFGRDEDPVCLQLDDILSKTSSDLSKMAAIYLVDVDQTPVYTQYFDISYIPSTVFFFNGQHMKVDYGTEGRLLGTACVPADKRRESLQE; this comes from the exons ATGAGCTTCCTGCTGCCCAAGCTGACTAGCAAAAAGGAAGTAGACCAGGCGATCAAAAGTACTGCTGAGAAGGTGTTGGTTCTCAGGTTTGGAAGAGATGAAGATCCTGTCTGTCTGCAGCTAGATGATATT CTTTCTAAGACCTCTTCTGACTTAAGTAAAATGGCTGCTATATACCTGGTAGATGTAGACCAAACTCCAGTTTATACACAGTATTTTGACATCAGTTATATTCCGTCTACTGTCTTTTTCTTCAATGGGCAGCATATGAAAGTGGATTATGG GACAGAGGGAAGGCTGCTGGGCACTGCTTGTGTTCCTGCTGATAAAAGGAGGGAGTCACTCCAGGAATAA
- the LOC126943749 gene encoding LOW QUALITY PROTEIN: haptoglobin-like (The sequence of the model RefSeq protein was modified relative to this genomic sequence to represent the inferred CDS: deleted 1 base in 1 codon): MHVCVCVCARACVCGYMHVCVDACMCCEAGRPAFHSFLFSLCIDLGAVISLLLWGRQLFALYSGNDVTDIPDDSFLKPPMIANGYVEHLVRYQCKNYYRLRTEGDGVYTLNNEKQWTNKAVGDKLPECEAVCGKPKNPADAVQRILGGHLDAKGSFPWQAKMVSRHNLTTGATLINEQWLLTTAKNLFLNHSENATAKDIAPTLTLYVGKKQLVEIEKVVLHPNYSQVDIGLIKLKQKVPVNERVMPICLPSKDYAEVGRVGYVSGWGRNANFKFTDHLKYVMLPVADQYNCIKHYEGSKCPKRKAPKSPVGEQPILNEHTFCAGMSKYQEDTCYGDAGTAFAVHDMEEDTWYAAGILSFDKSCGVAKYGVYVKVTSIQDWVQKTIAEN; encoded by the exons atgcatgtgtgtgtgtgtgtgtgcgcgcgcgcatgcgTGTGTgggtacatgcatgtgtgtgtggatgCATGCATGTGCTGtgaagcagggagaccagctTTCCACTCCTTCTTGTTTTCTCTCTGCATTGACCTGGGAGCTGTCATTTCCCTCCTGCTCTGGGGACGACAGCTTTTTGCACTGTACTCAGGCAATGATGTCACGGATATCCCAG atgacagcTTCCTGAAGCCCCCTATGATCGCAAATGGCTACGTGGAGCACTTGGTTCGCTACCAGTGTAAGAACTACTACAGGCTGCGCACAGAAGGAGATG GAGTGTACACCTTAAACAATGAGAAGCAGTGGACAAATAAGGCTGTTGGAGATAAACTTCCTGAATGTGAAGCAG TGTGTGGGAAGCCCAAGAATCCGGCAGACGCAGTGCAGCGGATCCTGGGTGGACACCTGGATGCCAAAGGCAGCTTTCCCTGGCAGGCTAAGATGGTTTCCCGCCATAATCTCACCACAGGGGCCACGCTGATCAATGAACAATGGCTGCTGACCACGGCTAAAAATCTCTTCCTGAACCATTCAGAAAATGCAACAGCGAAAGACATTGCCCCTACTTTA ACACTCTATGTGGGGAAAAAGCAGCTTGTAGAGATTGAGAAGGTGGTTCTACACCCTAACTACTCCCAGGTAGATATTGGGCTCATCAAACTCAAACAGAAGGTGCCTGTTAATGAGAGAGTGATGCCCATCTGCCTACCTTCAAAGGATTATGCAGAAGTAGGGCGTGTGGGTTACGTGTCTGGCTGGGGGCGAAATGccaattttaaatttactgacCATCTGAAGTATGTCATGCTGCCTGTGGCTGACCAATACAATTGCATAAAGCACTATGAAGGCAGCAAATGCCCCAAAAGGAAGGCACCGAAGAGCCCTGTAGGGGAGCAGCCCATACTGAATGAACACACCTTCTGTGCCGGCATGTCTAAGTACCAGGAAGACACCTGCTATGGCGATGCGGGCACTGCCTTTGCCGTTCACGACATGGAGGAGGATACCTGGTATGCGGCTGGGATCCTAAGCTTTGATAAGAGCTGTGGTGTGGCTAAGTATGGTGTGTATGTGAAGGTGACTTCCATCCAGGACTGGGTTCAGAAAACCATAGCCGAGAACTAA